A part of Entelurus aequoreus isolate RoL-2023_Sb linkage group LG03, RoL_Eaeq_v1.1, whole genome shotgun sequence genomic DNA contains:
- the LOC133646506 gene encoding interferon alpha-inducible protein 27-like protein 2A has protein sequence MGLLTFAAAIVGAGTAVALAPVVLGAVGFTSAGIAAGSYAAGMMSSAAIANGGGVATGGLVAVLQSAGMAGLSTAATAGIGGTGATVAGLIAAIV, from the exons ATGGGATTAT TGACGTTTGCAGCTGCAATTGTAGGCGCAG GGACTGCAGTGGCTCTGGCTCCAGTGGTTCTGGGAGCAGTGGGCTTCACCTCAGCTGGGATAGCAGCAGGATCCTACGCTGCAGGCATGATGTCAAGTGCGGCCATCGCCAACGGAGGAGGGGTGGCAACAGGGGGCTTGGTGGCGGTCTTACAGTCTGCTG GTATGGCTGGTCTGTCAACCGCTGCCACTGCAGGTATTGGTGGTACAGGAGCGACTGTAGCAGGACTCATTGCTGCAATTGTCTGA